Below is a genomic region from Triticum dicoccoides isolate Atlit2015 ecotype Zavitan chromosome 5A, WEW_v2.0, whole genome shotgun sequence.
CCACAAATTAGCCAACCAACAGACCTCCCTCCGCTTGATCGTAAAAAGGATGGAAACCATCGTAACATCAATAATTGATTACCTGGCTGCATAGACCACCACGCCCAGCCAAATTAGCTGACCACATCTCTTTTAGTTTAGACCCTCGTAACGGTTTGCAAAATATAGTAAAATGATTACCGCACTAGATTTGCCTTGTTAACTAGCCGGGTAAATGACTTCTGTACGTGCCAATTGTTGTTAGCTTTGGGTATGTGGTAATTTGATTATGACACGTCATTACTACTAGTATTAAATTTTAGTTTTCCCCATTACTAGAAGTACAACGTGGCGTTACCATAGATTTATAATTGAGCCCAACTTGGCGTTACCATGAATTACTAGATCTACCACTTGTTGTTACGATACATGCAAAAGTGAACATAACGTGGCTATATAAGACCCTtcacggcccttggagatgcttccttctggcctagcacggttatgaacatatttctttaagactcccatgaacctctcaaaggggaacatattgtgtagattcacatgacccaaaacgttaatctcttcgcataggtgaactaggacgtgcgtcatgatgttgaagaaggatggtgggaacaccaactcgaaactgacaagacattgcaccaaatcattctgtaaccttggtatgatttctggatcgattaccttctgagagattgcattgagaaatgcacatagcttcacaatggctaatctaacgttttccggtagaagccccctcaatgcaaccggaagcagttgcgtcataatcacgtggcagtcatgagactttaggttctggaactttttctctaccatgtttattattccctttatattcgacgagaagccagacggtaccttaatactgagcaggcattcaaagaagatttccttctcttctttggtaagagcgtagcttgcatgaccctgatgtatgccgtcttttccgtgcatacgttgctggtcctcccgtgcctcaggtgtatcttttgtcttcccatacacgcccaagaagccaagcagggtcacacaaagattcttcgtcacgtgcatcacgtcgattgcggagcggacctcgcggtctttccaatagggcaggtcccaaaatatagatttcttcttccacatgggtgcgcgtccgtcagcgtcattcggaacaggttgtccaccaggacccttttcaaagaccaccttcaaatccttgaccatatcatgtacatcagcaccagtacggtggcgaggcttcgtccggtgatccgcctcacctttgaaatgcttgcctttctttcttacgggatgcctgctcggaagaaatcgacgatgtcccaggtacacattcttattagccaaatatatactgtcggtatcatccaaacagtgtgtgcatgcgcggtatcccttgtttgtctgtcctgaaaggttactgagagcaggccaatcattgatggtcacgaacagcaacgcctttaggtcaaattcttcccccatgtgctcatcccacgcacgtacacctgttccattccacagttgtaagagttcttcaactaatggccttaggtacacatcaatgtcgttgccgggttgcttagggccttggatgagcactggcatcataatgaacttccgcttcatgcacaaccaaggaggaaggttatacaaacatagagtcacaggccaggtgctatggttgctgctctgctccccaaaaggattaatgccatctgcgcttagaccaaaccatacgctccttgcgtcatctgcaaactccttcccgtactttctttcgatttttctccactgcgacccgtcagcgggtactctcaactttccgtctttcttacggttttctctgtgccatcgcatcgccttggcatgctctttgttttggaacaaacgtttcaaccatggtattataggagcataccacatcaccttggcaggaatcttcttcctggggcgccggccctcgacatcaccagggtcatcgcggctgatcttatagcgcaatgcaccacataccgggcaagcgttcaaatcctcgtactcaccgcggtagaggatgcaatcattagggcatgcatgtatcttctgcacctctaaccctagagggcagacagccttctttgcttcgtacgtactctcgggcaattcgttgtcctttggaagcatatcctttatcattaccagcaactttccaaatcccttgtcagatacaccactctctaccttccattgcagcaattccagtgtggtgcccaactttttcttgtcacctacgcaattcgggtacaacaattttttgtgatcctctaacatgcgctgcaacttcttcttctccaaatcacttgcgcagtttctctttgcatcgggaatggcccgacctagatcatcaacgggctcatctgatgcctcttcttcagcttcttcccgcattgccggctcagcttcttcccgcattaccggctcagcttcttcccccattgttgtatcatcgtattcagggaacccatggccaggatagctgtcgtcgtcctcttcttcttcattgtcttccatcataacccctctttctccgtgcttggtccaaacattataatggggcatgaaaccggacttaaacaggtggacgtgaatggttattaacgtagagtaattgtgaccattcttacagcgagcacatggacaaggcataaaaccatccacccgcttgtttgcctcagccgcaagcagaaaagtatgcacgccctcaacaaactggggagagcatcggtcatcgtacatccattgccggctcatcttcattacacaacaccaaatagaccaaattaatacaagttcatacataaagttcatacaacacttaaatgcaacaaacaaataactctctagctaaagcatttaaatgcaacaacaaatacgatcaagatcgcaactaaggcaacaatggatccaacagcataatgataccaagcctcactatcgatggcatattttctaatctttctaatcttcaagcgcattttctccatcttgatcttgtgatcatcaacgacatcggcaacatgcaactccaattccatcttctccccctcaattctttttaatttttctttcaagtactcgttttctctttcaactaaatttaacctcttgacaatagggtcggttggaatttccggttcaactacctcctacatacaaatatctatgtcaacttgatggccataatttgtcataaacacgaaatgcaactagttttaaaagaaaatatatataccacatccgaatcataacaaggacgagggccgatggggacggatatcaaaaccatggcactatatgtataacaaacaacgtatgggtaagataattatacgagtaactatatatccaaatcacacaaacattaatttttatataaaatttcatgaacaagaggctcaccacaaggtggtgccggcgacgggacggtgcgggcgatcgacggtggttacgacggagatttagaaggcactaagtaaaccacacctacatatgcaaactaagtgttatttttgacctcaaattgcatataaatcaaatactagcacatatatatatatatatcctcccaaattaataaactcacaaattaatcactatataaagcattgcaagagctaatctagcaatgagagatgaaagggcaaagttgctaacctttgtgatcatttgaatggatgggggccttcaaatcttgacaaattttgggcaaaatgtgtgatgagctcgagaggaagaggggaagaacagagaggagaggggaaaggggaagaacagagcgagctcgggtggacgaagggtttatgtaggacgacccttagtaccggttcgtgccaagaaccggtactaaaggggctggaggggccccagtctgacaacatcctgccaccactctcattagtaccggttcgtggcacgaaccggtgctaaaggttcgccacgaaccggtactaatgaaagcggcccggctagccgttggaaccggcactaatgtatacattagtgccggcttaaatacaaaccggcactaatgtgcttcacgtttgaccctttttctactagtgtattttTGCCCCGAAAAGGGCCTCTAGCTCGGTTTATGCATGCAGGCATCTTTTCATTACAAAGTTTAAACCATAAATTACTCATCTGTTCTAGAGTACATGTTTACATACAAGTTGCACAAAACTTATGTTGTATTGATGCATTCATGCAGGGTTACTTTGCAAAATGGGGAGATGAAGGCATAGTTGATCTAAAGCTTGAGTTCGAGAAGTTACTCATGTTGATCTCAAGCAGGTGTTTGCTCGGAAAAGAGGTTCGGGAGAACATGTTTGATGAAGTCTACACACTATTTCACGAGATTGAAGACAATGGTGTGACTTTGATCAGCTTCTTGTTCCCATATCTCCCATCTCCAGCAAACCGGCAGCGAGATAGAGCGCGCATAAGGCTAACACAAATCCTTTCTGATGTCGTCAATTCCCGTAAGAACTCTGGCAGAGTTGAGGAGGACACGCTGCAGAAATTGATCGACTCTAAGTACAAAGATGGTCGCCCTACAACGGTAGAAGAGGTAGTCGGGCTAATCATTGGCTTGTTGTTTGCTGGAAAACACACCAGCTCTCACactagtacttggactgcagcttgtTTACTCAGCCATCCAACTTTCTTGAGAGCTGCCATTGAGGAGCAACAACAAATCAGTAGCAAATACAAGGACATGGGGCTAGACTACAATGCATTTATAGAGATGGATACACTACATAGTTGCATCAAGGAGGCACTAAGGAAGCACCCTCCAACACCAATGCTGGTCCGCAGAGCACATAAGAGCTTCATGGTGAAGACGAAAGAGGGCAAAGAATATGACATCCCGCAAGACCACATCGTAGCAACTCCCA
It encodes:
- the LOC119296769 gene encoding obtusifoliol 14-alpha demethylase-like isoform X3 gives rise to the protein MVSSFGVKVTLLIGPEVTAHFFQGLESEISHGNLFEFTVPMFGEAVGYGRDTATRTEQMRFHIEALRPSRLRSHVYPMLQEVEGYFAKWGDEGIVDLKLEFEKLLMLISSRCLLGKEVRENMFDEVYTLFHEIEDNGVTLISFLFPYLPSPANRQRDRARIRLTQILSDVVNSRKNSGRVEEDTLQKLIDSKYKDGRPTTVEEVVGLIIGLLFAGKHTSSHTSTWTAACLLSHPTFLRAAIEEQQQISSKYKDMGLDYNAFIEMDTLHSCIKEALRKHPPTPMLVRRAHKSFMVKTKEGKEYDIPQDHIVATPTIVNNNISYIYKDPQVYDPCRFGPERREDKVGGKFSYTSFSGGRHICTGEAYAYMQLKVTWSHLLRNFELELISPFPKTDWSKFLPEPQGKLLVKYKRNGILQSLN